The Nitrosarchaeum sp. genome includes a window with the following:
- a CDS encoding proteasome assembly chaperone 4, with translation MNSPNGFLQKTINLEGRSFFLKIMKFENGYFVSISEGFDKIGSMVVSLATGPTPVTTTVIPSRSESLFLKLTAERISTRMKGIAIVSAFIQKELDPNTAKAIMTEIMEMIQN, from the coding sequence TTGAACTCTCCAAATGGGTTTTTACAAAAAACCATTAATTTGGAGGGTCGTAGCTTTTTTTTAAAAATAATGAAGTTTGAAAATGGCTATTTTGTTTCTATATCAGAAGGATTTGATAAGATAGGTTCAATGGTTGTCTCATTAGCTACTGGTCCAACACCTGTTACTACAACTGTGATCCCATCCAGATCTGAATCTTTATTTCTGAAATTAACTGCAGAAAGAATCAGTACTAGGATGAAAGGTATTGCAATTGTTTCAGCATTTATTCAAAAAGAATTAGATCCTAATACTGCAAAAGCTATAATGACTGAAATTATGGAAATGATTCAGAATTGA
- a CDS encoding UbiD family decarboxylase — protein MTDLRNYLSLIKKNDDLKIIKKKVSTKYEIAGITAKVDGSTAILFENIAESDFNLVANLVGTRKRFAQAIGSTEEKIHENMIFAIKNAKKPKIISSGKFMENKSKNISIMPIVTHFEKESGPFITSSIAYVKNPETGEQNSSFHRLMPIDNTHFSIRMVEGRHLHRCFIDAKEHNEDLKIAVTVGVHPAISIAGAYQAEWGKDEINIANSLLGGKLTLSKLPYTGLHVPSGTEIVMEGKILQDKTHQEWMVEMLQTYDHHRSQPIFEIESLYYRNNPIFHDVLSGFSEHRLLMGMPIESKLNGELKKSFPQTKQVSMTNGGCNWLHAVVQIKKKKDSDPKKIIKKTFEFHRSLKQVTVVDEDINPNNAESVEYAMATRFQADTDLLIIKNVRGSSLDPSSDQKNLKTAKMGIDATKSLSKRQEGFELAKIPKINKIKLNDYFK, from the coding sequence TTGACAGATTTACGAAATTATCTTTCCTTGATAAAGAAAAACGATGATCTAAAAATTATTAAAAAAAAGGTATCAACAAAATATGAAATTGCAGGAATTACTGCTAAAGTTGATGGTTCCACTGCCATTTTATTTGAAAATATTGCGGAAAGTGATTTTAATTTAGTTGCCAATCTTGTTGGGACCAGGAAAAGATTTGCTCAAGCAATTGGAAGTACCGAAGAAAAAATTCATGAAAATATGATTTTTGCAATTAAAAATGCAAAAAAACCAAAAATAATTTCTTCGGGAAAATTTATGGAGAATAAATCAAAAAACATCTCCATTATGCCTATTGTTACGCATTTTGAAAAAGAATCAGGACCTTTTATCACTTCTTCTATTGCATATGTTAAGAACCCCGAAACTGGCGAGCAAAATTCATCATTTCACAGATTGATGCCGATTGATAATACTCATTTTTCAATTAGAATGGTTGAAGGAAGACATCTACACCGATGTTTCATTGATGCTAAGGAACATAATGAAGATCTTAAAATTGCAGTAACTGTTGGCGTGCATCCAGCAATATCTATTGCAGGCGCATATCAAGCTGAATGGGGCAAAGATGAAATCAATATTGCAAATTCGCTTTTAGGTGGAAAACTTACATTATCAAAACTTCCTTACACTGGATTACACGTTCCTTCCGGGACTGAAATTGTGATGGAGGGAAAAATTCTACAAGATAAAACTCATCAAGAGTGGATGGTAGAAATGCTACAAACTTATGACCATCATAGATCTCAACCTATTTTTGAGATAGAGTCATTATACTATAGAAATAATCCTATATTTCATGATGTTCTTTCAGGTTTTTCTGAACATCGATTACTGATGGGAATGCCAATAGAATCAAAATTAAATGGAGAACTAAAAAAATCATTTCCTCAAACTAAACAAGTATCTATGACAAATGGAGGATGTAACTGGTTGCATGCAGTAGTCCAAATAAAAAAGAAAAAAGATTCTGATCCTAAAAAAATAATTAAAAAAACATTTGAATTTCATCGCTCATTAAAACAAGTAACAGTTGTAGATGAAGACATTAATCCTAATAATGCTGAATCTGTTGAATACGCAATGGCAACAAGATTTCAAGCTGATACAGATCTATTGATAATAAAAAATGTACGAGGATCTAGTCTAGATCCTTCTAGTGATCAAAAGAACTTAAAGACTGCAAAAATGGGCATAGATGCTACTAAATCCCTTTCAAAACGTCAAGAGGGATTTGAATTAGCAAAAATTCCAAAAATAAATAAAATTAAACTAAATGATTATTTCAAATAA
- a CDS encoding acyl-CoA thioesterase: MQNNPENLSKKEKSPEESSADVIVRMFPSDANPAGNVFGGEILKHIDMVAGIVAQRHAQSNAVTVSMDSVNFIKPVFVGNVLKLNARINYVHNSSMEIEVKAEAEDIVTGIKTITGTAFVTFVALDKNGKPTHAPKLLLKTDEDRQKFEEGKIRMEERLKNRKKSSK, encoded by the coding sequence TTGCAAAATAATCCTGAAAACTTATCCAAAAAAGAAAAAAGTCCTGAAGAATCCAGCGCAGATGTAATTGTTAGGATGTTTCCTTCAGATGCCAATCCAGCAGGAAACGTGTTCGGGGGCGAAATTCTCAAACATATTGATATGGTTGCAGGGATTGTAGCTCAAAGACATGCTCAATCAAATGCAGTAACTGTAAGTATGGATAGTGTAAATTTCATAAAACCGGTTTTTGTTGGTAATGTTTTAAAATTAAATGCAAGAATAAATTATGTTCATAACTCATCAATGGAAATCGAAGTAAAGGCAGAAGCGGAAGATATTGTAACTGGAATTAAGACCATTACTGGTACAGCTTTTGTGACTTTTGTTGCATTAGATAAAAATGGAAAACCTACCCATGCTCCAAAACTTTTACTTAAAACCGATGAAGATAGGCAAAAATTTGAAGAAGGGAAAATTAGAATGGAAGAGAGATTAAAAAATCGTAAAAAATCTAGCAAGTAA
- a CDS encoding heme o synthase produces MQKQKSESRVAVYYELTKPKIWYLLVFTAFGATLTASNIYGIEISLPTWALMLFSVAAGSAAANTLTNYHDRDIDAIMERTKNRPLPSKRIHPAEKARNFGLALAGISLVLAFGITFTTTLEQGIWATVFIAFGLLNNILVYSYMLKRNSRTNIILGGLCGGSPPMIGWVAVTMTDLWTMGLAMAGLVFIWIPMHIWALTLHFKEDYNKVNVPMLTAVQSEKTSARAIAGSTFVMVLFSIVPFFLTTENGEPMVGPVYLWTAIASGALMIILSAWVIAKPMEKASWTLFKFSSPYLAVLFIALMVDSAL; encoded by the coding sequence TTGCAAAAGCAAAAATCTGAATCTCGTGTTGCAGTATATTATGAATTAACTAAACCAAAAATTTGGTATCTACTAGTTTTTACTGCATTTGGAGCTACTTTAACAGCATCCAATATTTATGGAATTGAAATTTCTTTACCTACATGGGCATTGATGCTATTTTCTGTTGCTGCTGGATCTGCTGCAGCCAATACGCTAACTAACTATCATGATAGAGACATAGACGCAATTATGGAGAGAACAAAAAATAGACCTCTTCCTTCAAAAAGAATTCATCCTGCAGAGAAAGCAAGAAATTTTGGACTCGCATTAGCAGGAATCTCTCTTGTATTAGCATTTGGAATCACATTTACAACAACTCTAGAACAAGGAATTTGGGCAACAGTCTTTATTGCATTTGGTTTGTTAAACAATATTCTTGTTTATTCATACATGTTAAAACGAAATTCTAGAACAAATATAATTTTAGGAGGCTTATGCGGTGGCTCGCCACCAATGATTGGTTGGGTAGCAGTGACTATGACAGATTTATGGACAATGGGTTTAGCAATGGCAGGTCTAGTGTTTATTTGGATTCCAATGCATATTTGGGCTTTGACTTTACATTTCAAAGAAGATTACAATAAAGTTAATGTTCCAATGTTAACTGCTGTACAATCTGAAAAGACATCGGCAAGAGCAATTGCAGGTTCAACTTTTGTTATGGTTCTTTTTTCAATTGTGCCATTCTTTTTAACAACAGAAAATGGCGAGCCTATGGTCGGTCCAGTTTATCTTTGGACTGCTATAGCATCAGGGGCTTTAATGATAATATTATCAGCGTGGGTAATTGCAAAACCAATGGAAAAAGCTTCATGGACTTTGTTTAAGTTTTCTAGTCCATATTTGGCAGTTTTATTTATTGCACTGATGGTAGATTCGGCATTATAA
- a CDS encoding Lrp/AsnC family transcriptional regulator, producing the protein MGKVDDLDLQILSELSNDASISIPRLSKKINVNSSVVYSRIKRLIKRKLIERFTIVVNDTELGYNVKALTGINMDTKKRDHIIEELFKIEGVREVAEVTGRFDILVTMYAKSLDQMHKMVSEKIGRIEGIQSSESFIEMKSRSKAMPYKSSKDSN; encoded by the coding sequence ATGGGAAAAGTTGATGATTTAGATTTACAAATTTTATCTGAGCTGTCTAATGATGCTTCAATTTCAATTCCAAGATTATCAAAAAAAATCAATGTAAATTCATCAGTAGTCTACTCTAGAATTAAACGGTTGATAAAACGTAAATTAATTGAACGTTTCACAATTGTTGTAAATGATACAGAACTCGGATATAATGTGAAGGCATTAACCGGGATAAATATGGATACAAAAAAACGAGACCATATAATTGAAGAATTATTCAAAATAGAAGGAGTTAGAGAAGTTGCCGAAGTTACGGGAAGATTCGATATTCTGGTAACTATGTATGCAAAATCACTAGATCAAATGCATAAGATGGTATCAGAAAAAATTGGACGTATTGAAGGAATACAGTCATCAGAATCATTTATAGAAATGAAGTCACGTTCAAAAGCAATGCCATATAAGTCATCAAAGGATAGTAACTAA
- the asd gene encoding aspartate-semialdehyde dehydrogenase, protein MDKKRVAIVGVTGSVGQEFVLSLNNHPWFQVTQIAASERSAGKKYLEAIRDPNSGIISWEVDGQIPEYIKEMTVKNISELDLTQLDLVFSAVESKAARDIETQIAAELPVISTSSAYRYEEDVPILIPGINDEQSELLEIQKRNRNWKGWVAPLPNCTTTGLAITLKPLYEKYGAKKVMMTSMQAISGAGRAPGVSAMNITDNIIPFIAKEEEKVRIETRKILGKLINGKIQDANIKVSCTCTRVPVIDGHTESVFVETEKEIDSQSAKQVYDDANNESTVVGLPSSPEKYYAFHEDPTRPQPRMERSVGDGMTTTIGRVEKEELFDHGLKYVLFSHNKKMGSAKGAVLLAEMLYKKGKI, encoded by the coding sequence ATGGATAAGAAAAGAGTTGCAATTGTAGGAGTTACAGGTTCAGTAGGACAAGAATTTGTATTATCATTAAATAATCATCCTTGGTTTCAAGTTACACAGATAGCAGCATCTGAGCGATCCGCTGGAAAAAAATATCTTGAAGCAATCAGAGATCCCAATAGTGGAATAATTTCATGGGAAGTAGACGGACAAATTCCTGAATACATAAAAGAAATGACTGTGAAAAACATTAGCGAGTTAGATTTAACTCAATTAGACTTGGTATTTTCGGCAGTTGAATCAAAGGCAGCCAGAGATATTGAAACTCAGATAGCAGCAGAGTTACCAGTTATTTCAACTAGTTCAGCTTATCGTTATGAAGAGGATGTACCAATTTTAATTCCTGGAATTAATGATGAACAATCGGAATTATTAGAAATACAAAAAAGGAATAGAAATTGGAAAGGTTGGGTTGCGCCTCTACCAAATTGCACCACTACAGGTTTAGCAATTACTTTAAAACCACTTTATGAAAAATATGGTGCAAAAAAAGTGATGATGACTTCTATGCAAGCAATATCCGGTGCAGGTCGTGCCCCTGGGGTATCTGCAATGAACATCACAGATAACATCATACCATTCATTGCAAAAGAAGAAGAAAAAGTAAGAATTGAAACTAGAAAAATCCTAGGTAAATTGATAAACGGAAAAATTCAAGATGCTAACATTAAAGTCAGCTGTACATGTACCAGAGTTCCAGTAATTGACGGTCATACAGAATCAGTTTTTGTGGAAACTGAAAAGGAGATTGACTCACAAAGTGCCAAACAAGTCTACGATGATGCCAATAATGAGAGTACCGTAGTAGGACTTCCTTCATCTCCTGAAAAGTATTATGCATTTCATGAAGATCCAACACGACCTCAACCAAGAATGGAACGTAGTGTAGGTGATGGTATGACGACAACAATTGGAAGAGTTGAAAAAGAAGAATTATTTGATCATGGATTAAAGTATGTGTTATTCTCACATAATAAAAAAATGGGTTCCGCAAAAGGAGCTGTTTTGTTAGCAGAGATGCTTTACAAAAAAGGTAAAATTTAG
- the hisC gene encoding histidinol-phosphate transaminase has translation MRINPYISKHKRIHHGGPFSTNNPNSDIVDFSSNISPLGIPSIVRKTIKNQINSVQIYPDSDSIQLRKNLEHYTKIPSSQIVVGNGATEIIYNFCRSFLSDKTPVLIPIPTFGEYESAAKLCGAKITFFKTLNLEKNLDEFISKIPNTGCIFICNPNNPTGNLLSKQTLQKIIILANKQKTLVFVDECFIELVPDYDESIIHLIRKYNNLFILRSLTKSFALAGLRIGYGIGSKQMALVLNKISIPWNISGLAQQAASAALLDRFYLDKVKKLIKKESLYLINGISKLKNFQCIDTSTNFILIKTKIKSNVLQKKLLERKILVRDCRTIRGLNNNYIRIAVKTRQENQKLINALERL, from the coding sequence ATGAGAATAAATCCCTACATATCTAAACATAAACGAATTCATCATGGGGGTCCGTTTTCAACAAATAATCCTAATTCAGATATTGTGGATTTTAGCTCAAATATTAGCCCTCTTGGGATTCCTTCAATTGTTCGTAAAACAATAAAAAATCAGATTAATTCAGTACAAATCTATCCTGATTCAGATTCTATACAACTTAGAAAAAATCTAGAACACTATACCAAAATACCATCATCTCAAATTGTTGTAGGGAATGGTGCTACAGAAATCATCTATAATTTCTGCAGATCTTTTCTATCTGATAAAACACCTGTTTTGATTCCAATTCCAACATTTGGTGAATATGAATCTGCAGCAAAACTGTGTGGGGCAAAAATTACATTTTTTAAAACACTGAATCTAGAAAAAAATCTTGATGAATTTATTTCTAAAATTCCAAATACTGGATGCATCTTTATTTGTAATCCGAACAACCCGACAGGAAATCTTCTCTCAAAACAAACATTACAAAAAATAATCATATTAGCAAATAAACAGAAAACTTTAGTGTTTGTAGATGAATGTTTTATTGAATTAGTACCAGATTATGATGAATCTATTATTCATCTAATTAGGAAATATAACAATTTGTTTATTTTAAGATCTTTGACAAAATCATTTGCATTAGCTGGATTACGAATTGGTTATGGAATAGGTTCAAAACAAATGGCTTTAGTTTTAAATAAAATTAGTATTCCTTGGAATATCTCTGGATTAGCACAACAAGCAGCATCTGCTGCTCTTTTAGATAGATTTTATTTAGACAAGGTTAAAAAATTAATCAAAAAAGAATCCTTGTATCTCATAAATGGCATTTCCAAACTAAAAAATTTTCAATGTATTGATACCTCTACAAATTTTATTTTAATAAAAACGAAAATAAAATCAAATGTACTGCAAAAAAAACTACTTGAAAGAAAAATTTTAGTTCGTGATTGTAGAACAATTCGAGGATTAAATAATAATTACATCCGAATTGCTGTAAAGACAAGACAAGAAAATCAAAAATTAATCAATGCTTTGGAGAGATTATGA
- a CDS encoding cobyric acid synthase translates to MKSLMIQGTSSGSGKTTLVTSLCRIFSDKGFSVAPFKSQNMSNYAYQTNDFEISRAQAIQAIAARCEITPDLNPILLKPLGNYYSDVYLNGILFKKMHASEYYKKFVTTKGLTIATKSFKRLQRNHDLIILEGAGSPAEINLQKFDIANMKMAEISNSSVLLISDIDRGGSFASIVGTMSLLEKKYQKLVKGFVINKFRGDINILKPGFKKIKEITNRPVLGTIPMTNLDLPEEDSLNGNDKKMTWNKKNLVKIESEIDKLSKLVKSNLNIAEIERMIS, encoded by the coding sequence ATGAAATCGTTAATGATACAAGGTACCTCATCTGGATCTGGAAAAACTACACTTGTTACATCTCTGTGTAGAATTTTTTCAGATAAGGGATTTTCCGTAGCGCCTTTCAAATCTCAAAACATGTCAAATTATGCATACCAAACAAATGATTTTGAAATATCTCGTGCTCAAGCAATCCAAGCAATAGCAGCTAGATGTGAAATTACTCCCGATCTAAATCCAATTTTATTGAAACCTCTAGGAAATTATTATAGCGATGTATATCTCAATGGAATATTGTTTAAAAAAATGCATGCTTCAGAATATTATAAAAAATTTGTAACAACCAAAGGATTAACGATTGCTACCAAATCATTTAAGCGTCTTCAAAGAAATCACGATTTGATTATTTTAGAAGGAGCTGGTTCGCCTGCTGAAATTAATTTGCAAAAATTTGATATTGCAAATATGAAAATGGCAGAAATATCTAATTCTTCAGTATTGTTAATTTCAGATATTGATAGAGGAGGTTCGTTTGCCAGTATTGTAGGCACTATGTCTCTTTTAGAAAAAAAATATCAAAAGTTGGTTAAAGGTTTTGTAATTAATAAATTTCGAGGTGATATCAATATACTAAAACCAGGTTTTAAAAAAATTAAAGAAATAACAAATCGTCCAGTATTAGGTACGATACCGATGACTAACTTAGATTTGCCTGAGGAAGATTCTTTGAATGGTAATGACAAGAAAATGACTTGGAATAAGAAAAATCTCGTTAAGATAGAAAGTGAAATTGATAAACTTAGTAAATTAGTAAAATCAAATTTGAATATTGCTGAAATAGAGAGAATGATTAGTTGA
- a CDS encoding cobalamin biosynthesis protein produces the protein MIIESILVVFFALILDFTVGDPRNKFHPTAWIGSLIAKLTPYTKNSSENLEKLGGFFIILISSGIVISLVIFLEIGINLISIDYIYIIISVIVGSILLKSTIAIKGMEKHAIAVVTALEQDNISSARDNLSMIVKRNTKNLDKNHVYSGVLESISENTVDGITGPLFYFTFFGLPGAFVYRVVNTADSMIGYKTDIFKNIGWFGAKCDTILNYIPSRLTGFIMVVSAMILGNNWKKSFEIMIRDGKKTESSNAGYPMAAIAGALGTKFEKLDHYSLGDGNVSFTKDHVRSAILIMKVTSILFCGMVVVPLLLLLSYLGWWIHA, from the coding sequence TTGATAATTGAATCCATCCTGGTTGTATTTTTTGCACTCATATTAGATTTCACAGTAGGAGATCCGAGAAATAAATTTCATCCTACTGCTTGGATTGGTTCATTAATTGCAAAATTAACTCCTTATACAAAAAATTCATCAGAAAATTTGGAAAAACTAGGTGGTTTTTTTATCATTTTAATTTCCAGTGGAATAGTCATATCCCTAGTTATTTTTTTGGAAATTGGAATTAACTTAATTTCGATAGATTACATTTACATAATTATTTCAGTAATTGTAGGAAGTATATTGTTAAAATCAACTATTGCAATAAAAGGAATGGAAAAACATGCAATAGCAGTTGTTACTGCACTAGAACAAGACAACATTTCTTCTGCTAGAGATAACCTATCAATGATTGTAAAGCGAAATACTAAGAATCTTGATAAAAATCATGTATATTCAGGCGTACTAGAAAGTATCAGTGAAAATACAGTTGATGGTATAACTGGGCCCCTTTTCTATTTTACATTTTTTGGTTTACCTGGTGCCTTTGTTTACCGAGTAGTCAATACTGCTGATTCCATGATTGGATACAAGACAGATATTTTCAAAAATATTGGATGGTTTGGAGCAAAATGTGATACAATTTTGAATTACATTCCATCAAGACTTACTGGATTTATCATGGTAGTTAGTGCGATGATTCTAGGAAATAATTGGAAAAAGTCTTTTGAAATAATGATTCGTGATGGAAAGAAAACTGAAAGTTCTAATGCTGGTTATCCAATGGCAGCTATCGCAGGAGCATTAGGAACAAAATTTGAAAAACTGGATCACTATTCATTAGGTGATGGAAATGTTTCATTTACTAAAGATCATGTCAGGTCAGCAATTTTAATAATGAAAGTTACATCGATATTATTTTGTGGAATGGTTGTCGTTCCACTTCTCTTACTTTTATCATATTTAGGTTGGTGGATTCATGCTTAA
- the cobS gene encoding adenosylcobinamide-GDP ribazoletransferase has protein sequence MLKEIGSVFSFLTIVPIGNSSLETIARYMYLFPVVGIVIGLIVGSIGFGLSLFLDPLIVSLLVVTSFAILTGIHHTDGLADFADGLMVKGTKEQKLAAMKDLSTGSAGMVTIVLHIVGLLIIISLSTGYQLFLAILLSEIIAKFSMVLMASIGKSASLGSNSPFVEMMKNKSKLLVAAVITLIPMILLGGHTGLLVFGIGVTLTTFLVILSTRSFGGITGDVFGATNELTRLASLLVFVSV, from the coding sequence ATGCTTAAAGAAATTGGTTCTGTTTTTTCATTTCTGACCATCGTTCCAATTGGTAATTCAAGTCTTGAAACAATTGCAAGATACATGTATCTTTTTCCAGTCGTAGGAATTGTAATTGGTTTAATTGTTGGCTCAATCGGATTTGGACTCTCGTTATTTTTAGATCCATTGATAGTAAGTTTACTAGTTGTTACTTCATTTGCAATACTTACAGGTATACATCACACTGATGGTTTAGCAGATTTTGCTGATGGTTTAATGGTAAAAGGTACAAAAGAACAAAAACTTGCGGCGATGAAAGATCTCTCTACTGGTTCTGCAGGAATGGTAACAATAGTTTTGCATATTGTGGGATTATTAATTATAATATCACTATCAACTGGGTATCAATTATTTCTAGCAATTTTACTAAGTGAAATAATTGCAAAATTTTCAATGGTTTTAATGGCAAGTATTGGGAAATCTGCATCTCTAGGATCCAATTCTCCTTTTGTTGAAATGATGAAAAATAAAAGTAAATTGTTAGTAGCAGCTGTTATTACTTTAATCCCTATGATTTTGCTTGGTGGCCACACAGGTTTACTCGTATTTGGAATAGGCGTGACTTTAACCACGTTTCTAGTTATTTTGAGTACTCGCAGCTTTGGAGGAATTACTGGAGATGTTTTTGGAGCTACTAATGAATTAACACGACTTGCATCTCTTTTGGTCTTTGTTTCAGTATGA
- a CDS encoding NTP transferase domain-containing protein produces MIGIVMAGGKGSRMSLTGEKLLLKYKKPVILHVIDALRDSDCFSKILGITSSNSPQTKKFLEENRIELFNTTGDGYVNDLNLVLKSLNDFVLITSADLPFLDGDIIKKIITQCDLEHIWTTIIITKKFLDSLHLSSDYWFEFENQLCCYSGISLVNAKKILTMENISEKFIIIDDKRIAFNLNTKQDYDLLGTA; encoded by the coding sequence ATGATTGGCATTGTGATGGCAGGTGGCAAAGGAAGTAGAATGAGTTTAACTGGAGAAAAACTACTTCTAAAATATAAAAAACCTGTAATTCTTCACGTCATTGATGCTTTAAGAGATTCTGATTGTTTTTCAAAAATATTGGGAATCACTAGCTCTAATTCACCCCAAACAAAGAAATTTTTAGAAGAAAATAGAATTGAGCTTTTTAATACTACTGGTGATGGTTATGTCAATGATCTTAATTTAGTTCTTAAATCATTAAATGATTTTGTTTTGATTACATCAGCTGATTTACCATTTTTAGATGGTGATATAATTAAAAAAATTATAACTCAATGTGATTTAGAACATATTTGGACGACAATTATTATTACAAAGAAATTTCTTGATTCTTTACATCTTTCATCTGATTATTGGTTTGAGTTTGAGAATCAACTATGCTGTTATTCTGGAATTTCATTAGTAAATGCAAAAAAAATTTTAACTATGGAAAATATATCTGAAAAATTTATAATAATTGATGACAAAAGAATTGCTTTTAATCTAAATACAAAACAAGATTATGATTTACTCGGCACTGCCTGA
- a CDS encoding 30S ribosomal protein S27e, whose amino-acid sequence MKKDHVEIPKPSSKFQKVNCNECGELQVVYSHASQVVVCNSCGNNIAEPTGSKAKINGKISGSAE is encoded by the coding sequence ATGAAAAAAGATCACGTTGAAATTCCAAAGCCATCAAGTAAATTCCAGAAAGTTAATTGCAATGAATGCGGTGAATTACAAGTGGTATATTCTCATGCTTCACAAGTTGTTGTATGCAATTCTTGTGGTAACAATATTGCAGAGCCAACAGGTTCTAAAGCAAAAATTAATGGTAAAATCTCAGGCAGTGCCGAGTAA
- a CDS encoding 50S ribosomal protein L44e, with protein MNIPKVMRKYCAKCKTHTEQKVSIYKAGKRRGSARGERRHAERKRGYGGQKFPKLAKPAKTTKKVTPIMTCTVCKKKYNKIGIRIRKFELVAA; from the coding sequence ATGAACATACCTAAGGTTATGCGAAAGTATTGTGCAAAATGTAAAACACATACTGAGCAAAAGGTCTCCATATACAAGGCTGGAAAAAGAAGGGGTTCAGCAAGAGGAGAACGTAGACACGCTGAGCGTAAACGAGGGTATGGTGGACAAAAATTCCCAAAACTTGCAAAACCTGCAAAAACTACAAAGAAAGTGACTCCTATAATGACATGTACAGTATGCAAAAAGAAATATAATAAAATAGGCATTAGAATTAGAAAATTTGAGTTGGTGGCAGCATGA